The sequence below is a genomic window from Halococcus saccharolyticus DSM 5350.
ACATCGGGCTCCGACCGCGGTGATCCTCGCAGGGCGCTCCCGGGACCGATACCTCCTGCAAACACGGTTGTTCGTCCTCCCCAGGACGGGCGCACACCGGCGCTCCGCTTTCGTTCGTCGGGTACGTTCCACTCCCCATACACCCGTTATCGAGTAGGTCGAGAAAGTCCTCGCGGCCTGCGTGTGCTCGTAGTATATCACCCAGTTGCTGGCGTCTCTCGATTTCACCTCAATCGTGGCGGACAGAAGCTATCGGTTCCACCGACCACTCACGATCAACACGCCCCCGACGAGCGTGAGGATGACCGCGCCCGCGATCACACCGATGTGCCACGGCTGGAACCACGTCGGGAGCGAAACCACGAACGAGAGCCCGGCGTAGGCCCGATCGACGAGCGGGAGCGCGGATCCGGTCGATCGGCCAGGAGTGTCGCCGCTCCCGTTGAGCCGCGAGGTTCGATCGTCGTTGATGAGTTCACCGTAGGGGAGTCGCTCGGCCTCGTAGGGCCAAATCCCGGTGTCGGCGCTCCACACCGTGGTGCCGTTCGGCGTGACCTCGACGACACGGTTGTTTCGGGAGTCGGTGATCAACGTATTGCCGTTCGGCAGGCGGTCGGCGTCGCGCGGCCAGTCGTACCGGACGCCGTTCGAGGTGTCGACCCCCCACGAGACGTCCCACTCGCCCTCGTTCTCGTGGAGTTCGATCACGCGGTCGTTCTCGCTGTCGGCGACGAGAACCGCGCCGGAATCGAGTGACTGCGGGTTGTGCTGGTGGTCCATGACCTCGGGATCGCCACACCGCACGTCGCCACCGCTGTCGTTGCTGTAGTCCGCGAGCCCGTTGTTCCGCTTGCAGTTCGCGTCGTTGCCTTGCTCGCGGTCCTCGTTGATCACGTCGACCACACCCTCACCGCGCTCGATGACCAGTAGCTGGTTCGCGTTCCGGACCGACACCATGTAGCGACCGTCGCCGACCCGATCGACGTCGTTGATGTGAAGCCAGTCGGTGGTCGTCACGTCGGGCGGCGCGTCGTAGTGCTGGCTGGCGTTCCACTGCCAGGTGATCGTGCCGTTTTCGGCGACGGTGAGGATCCGCTCGTACTCCATGTCGGTCAGGAGGTACTCGCCCGAGGGCAGCTTCTCGACGTCGTGGACCTCACTGTTGAGTTTCGTCCGTACTGGGAACGACCACTCGTTCGCGACGGTGGGCTCCGGCCCGGGTTCGATCAGCCGAAAGCCCGTCCGGGAACACGGCGATTCGTACGGGCCACAGGACTGCTGACCCTCAGCAACGAACCCCGCGAGAACGGAGCCGTTGTCGAGCATCGTGACGTCGAAGTAATCGACGTTATCGCTCCCGATCCGCCAGAGCGGGTCGCCGTTCGCATCGAGCATCGCGACTCGCCCCTCGGCCTGCATCCCGACGAGCGTCCGGCCACGATCGGTCGTCGAGTCGTTCGCCGATCCCGCCCCGGCACCGGGTGTGGTCGCCGCACTCACCGCGAACGATCCGACGACGCCCACGACGGCAAGAAGGATCAGTACCGCCCCGAGTCGCTGGCGGGAAAGCGAACGCATGATACGCGAATCGAAGGTCGGGACCCGATTTAGTGCTATTGGTTCGTCGCTCAGGGCTCCGGCGCGGCTACGGACTCTCGACTGAAACCGGAACGTCCCGCTCGCGTTCGGCGTAGCCGTTGCGCCGGAGGTCGTAGATATGCGCGAGGAAGCCGAGATACTCGTCGGCAGTCAGTTTCGACTCGCCGCGCTCGCGTTCGGTGAACACGTACGGCACCTCCGCGATCCGGTCGTACTCACATTTCATCAGGACTTCGAGCAGGATCTTGTAGCCGGTGGGCGCGAGCGCAACGCCGTCGATGATCTCGCGTCGGATGGCGAAAAACCCGCTCATTGGGTCCGAGATACCGCGTGTCGGGGCAAGTGCGAGCTTGGTGATCGTCATCGCGCCGCGGCTGACGATCCGGCGGAGCAGCGACCAGTTCTCGACACCACCGCCGGCGACGTGGCGACTCCCGATCACGATGTCCGCGCCGGTGTCGAACGCCTCGATGAGTGCGGGGAGCTTCTCGGGCGGATGCTGGAGATCGGCGTCGATGACCGCACACAGCTCGGCGGTCGCTTCGTCGAACCCGCGTGAAACCGCGGTTGCCAGGCCGGATTCCTCGGTGCGGCGGACGATCCGCACCGCTTCTGCCCCCTCGTACGCGTCGGCGACGAGCTGCCACGTCTTGTCGGGCGAGTCGTCGTCGACGACCACGATCTCGAAACGGTAGTCCGCAAGCGCCGCCCGACATCGGTCGACGACGCGCTCGATGTTCTCGCGCTCGTTGTAGGTCGGAATGATGATCGAGACCGATCGCGACCCCGTCACGGTTCCTCGGCCACCCCCATCCAGCCGGCGGCTGTGGCTCCCTCGGCCGATCTCCGGCTCGGGGTTCGCGTCGTCGGCACACCACCGGGCGCTATGCGTTGCATTCGATCGTAGCGACCCTCCCGCGCCGAGGGATAAAAACCGCTCGTCCTTGGATCGTACGCTTCGACCGGTATCCCCACCCCGACGACGGACGAAAACGCGTAAGTCCGTGCTCGCCGTGGTTTCGGGGGATGACCTCGGGCGTCGAATCGACCGACTGGCTCCCCCTCACCCCTGGAGAGGAGGTGCTCTGGGCCGGGACACCGAGCCTCGCCCCGGCGACGCTTCCGATGGCGATCGGGTTCGGCCTGAGCATGGTCGGCGTGTGGCTCTCGCGCGAGGTCGAGGTTCCGCGGGTACCTGAGCAGTTCGCGCTCGTCCTCGTCCCGATCGGGCTCGCGATCGTCGCGTGGGCGTATCTCTCGCGGTGGAGCACCCGGTACGTGTTCACGACGAAGGCGATCTACGAGAAGTCCGGCGTGTTCTCGCTGTCGGTCACGCGAGTTCCGATCGGGCGAGTCCAGAACACCGCCTTCGATCAGTCGTTGATCGAACGCACGTTCTCGTACGGCGACATCGCAGTCTACACCGCCGGTTCTGGTGGCGTGAACCTCGCACTCAGCAACGTTCCCGACCCGGAGCACGTGAACGGGCTGGTGACCACACAGCTCAGCGAGTCGGCAGCCAGCGGGACCGAGCGCGAGGTGGCGAGCGCGGGTCGTCCCACATCGTAACCGTGTCGCGACCGCCCCGATCGATCTACGGCGTCGATCCACGAACCGTGATCAGGCTCGTCACCGTCGTCGTGGTGTTCGTTCCTCTCTTTGCACTGTTCCACGAGGTACTGTCCGCATACGTCGATCTTCTCACCGCGACCGGAGTCCCATCGAGCCGGGAGCTAACGCTGGCGTTGCTGGCGGCGTTCTCGATCTTCCCGCCACTCATGATCGCCATACGGATCGCTGATCTGCTCTACGATCGGTACATCGACGAGTGAGCTCAGTCGTCGGCCGCTGCCTCGGGCTGTTCCGGATCGGCCGTGGCCTGGATCGCCCTCTCAACGCCGGCAGGTAGCCTCTCAACATCGACGACACACGCGGGCCGAAGGCGCTCGTCGAACGCGCCGGTGGTCGCTCGTGGTTCCGCGTTCGACAGCCCATTCTCGACGATCACCACTCGTCCGGCTTCGGCGGCGAGCCCGCGGTTCGTTCCCTCGGCGACCCCGGCCAGCACCACGACGTCAGCCTCCCGAACCGCTCCCGCAGCCCGTTCGCGGGTGCGTTCGTCGATCGGTGCGAACGGCTCCGCGGTGACAGTCTCGACGCCGTGGGCGGTGGCGGCCTCGGTCGCAACGTCGCCACTCGGAAGGACGCCCGCCGAAATCGTAAACCCGGCCTCGGCGAGCGTGGCGATGGCCCGTGCGGCCATCCGTCCGCCGCCGAGGACGTGAACCCGGCTGTCGCGCTCTGCTCCACCGGTCGTCGCGGTCACGTCGACCGCTCCCGTGACGGGGTGGCGGGTCACGGCAGCATCGGCGTCGAACGCGCGCTCGACGTGGGCCTCTGTCAGCACCGCCTCGGGGGAGCCGGTGGCGACCACGCGACCGTCGGCGAGCAACGCGAGCCGATCACAGAACCGGGCGGCGAGCGAGAGGTCGTGGATCGCACACAGCGCCGCTCGACCATCGGCGACGAACTCCCGGACGAGCGACAGCGTGCGGACCTGGTGATTGATATCGAGGCTGGCGGTCGGCTCGTCGAGAAGGAGGGCTTCGGGGTCCTGACAGAGCGCTCGGGCGAGCACCACGCGCTGGCGCTCGCCGCCGCTGACTTCGTCGATAGCGCGGTCGGCGAAGCGCTTTATACCTGTGCGCTCCATCGCGCGCCGGGTGTGCTCGCGATCGGTCGCCGAGGCTCGCTCGAACCGCGAACGGTAAGCCGTTCGGCCCATCGCCACCACCTCACGGACCGGAAAGGAAAACGAGAGGCTCGTCTCCTGTGGAACCGTCGCGACCCGGCGGGCGATCGCACGCGCCGAGAGCTCCGCAACGTCGTCGCCAGCGATGCGAACACTCCCGTCGGTGGGATCGACCAGTCCGTTGATCGCACCCAGGAGAGTCGTCTTTCCCGCCCCGTTCGGCCCGACCAGCCCCACGATCTCGCCACGGTCGACGGTGAGGGTGGCGTCGCTCACGGCCTCCACGTCGCCGAACCCGACCGAGAGGTCCTCGACGTCGATCACAGCGCGTGGACCTCCTGGCGGCGGAGCAAGTAGAGGAAAAATGGCGCGCCGACCGCCGCGGTCACGATCCCGACGGGGAGCTCGGCGGGCCCCGATCGAGCGAGAGTGTCGGCAGCGACGAGGAAGCCCCCGCCGGCGAGCGTACTGGTCGGCAACAGGATCCGGTGGTCGGGGCCGACGAGCAGCCGCATCACGTGGGGAACGATCAGTCCCACGAACCCGATCACACCCGAAACCGCGACCGCGGCCGCCGTCAGCACGCTCGACACCGCGAGCAACACCCGCTTGGTGCGCTCGACTTCGATTCCCAGCGAGTGAGCGTCGCTCTCTCCGAGCAGGAGGACGTTGAGATCGCGGCTGTACGCGAGCAGGACGACGAAGGCGAGGACGACGACCGGCAGGGTGGTCGTGACCTCGTCCCAGCCCGCGTTGTGGAGGTGACCCATCAGCCAGTAGGTCACCTGTCGGAGGCTCTCACCCGATTGGACCAGCATGTACGAAATCACCGCTCCCAGAAACGTCTGAATCGCAACGCCCGCGAGTAGCAGGGTCGCCACCGGTGTCCGGCCACCCTCGGTGGCGATCAGGTAGACCCCGAACGCCGCGATCAGCGCGCCGGCGAAGGCCGCACCCTGGAGGCCGAGTCCGAACGGGATCGCGAGCGGGAAAACGATCGACGCGACCGCGCCGACCGCCGCACCAGTCGAAACTCCGATGATCGACGGATCGGCCATCGGGTTCCGGAAAAACCCCTGCATCACGGTGCCCGCACCGCCGAGCGCACACCCCACGACCGCCGCGAGCGCGATCCGGGGCAGTCGGATGCCAAGAACGATGGTCGCTGCGGTTTCGGGAACGCGAACCGAGAACCACGGAAGCGCGTCGAGCACGACCTTCGCGACCACGCCGTACTCGATCCCGACCGGCCCGACCGTCGCGCCGGCGAGCACCACCGCGATCAACGCGATCGCAAGGCCGACCGACCACGCGACCGCGCGTCGAAGCACGCCCGACGCCGCCGCGTCCGCATCGGGGTTGGCGTCCACATCGGCGTTTGCCTCCGTGGCCGCGGCAGTTTCGGATCCGGTTCGCGTCCCCGTTCCCATGGCTGCAACCCGGGTTGCTTTAGGTAAATATTTATTGTGTCGCTTGCACCGTTCGTTCATGCGAACAGACGTCTTTTCGATGATTCTCGCGGCGGTGGTACTGCTCAGTGCAGTCGGGCCGGCCGCGGCGACGACCAGCGCAGCGACCGCAGGGACCACGACCGAAAGGATCGGTGGGCCGACGGCACCCGACGTTCAGCAGGCGACCTGTTCGTTCCCGACGACGGCGACCGACGCGACCGGGACCGAAATCACCGTCGAGGACGAACCGGAATCAGTCGTCACGCTCTCACCGAGCGCCGCCCAGACGATGTGGGAGATCGGTGCACGCGAGAAGGTAGTAGGACTCACGAAGTACGCCAGCTACCTCGAGGGAGCCGAGACGCGGACGAACGTCTCGGGCGCGGGGCAGCAGTACGCCAACGTCGAGGCGGTGGTAGGGCTCGAACCCGATCTCGTGCTCGCGCCGAACGTGATCCCGAACGAGACGGTCGAAAGCCTTCGTAGCGCCGGACTGACCGTGTTCAAGTTCGGCTTTGCCGGATCGATCGAGGATGTCTCCGAGAAGACTCGGCTCACCGGCGAACTCGTCGGTGCGTGCGAGGGCGCGAACCGCATCGCGGACACGATGGATTCCCACGTCGAGTCGATCCGCAACGCGGTTGCCAACGAGTCCAGGCCACAGACGCTCTACCTGCTTGGTGGTGGGTACGTCGCGGGCAACAACACGTTCATCGGCTCGATGATCGAGACCGCCGGCGGGACCAACCTCGCAGCGAACGCCAGCATCGAGGGATACAAGCAGATCAGCGACGAGGTGATCGCCCAACGCGACCCCGAGTGGCTTGTCGTCTCTAGCCCGACGGCGATACCCAACGGCACGCCGTGGGCGGACACGACCGCCATCCAGGAGAATCAGACCATCGTCGTAAACAACAGCTACGTCAACCAGCCCGCACCCCGAGTGATGCTGCCGTTGATGGAAATGGCCCGGCAGCTCCATCCCGACGCGATCGAAGGGGCGAACCTTACTGACTCCGCCATCGGCCCCGCGAACCTCACGGCGGCGAACGCGACTGCGGCTGCGACCGACGGTGGAAACACGACGGCCACCGACAGCAACGAAACGATCGACGGCAACGAGACGGCCGCTGGAGCGACCGACGGGACGACGATGACTGAATCAACTGCTGACGGAACGACCGGCGACACGACTTCGACCGAAACCGGCGACGCGACGACCGAGGAAGCGACCGCCACGGCCGACGATGCTGGAGCGGCCACGACCGGCGATAGCGGGAATGCGACGACGACCAGCTCGGGTAGCGGTCCTGGCTTCGGGCCCGCGGTCGCAGTCATCGCAGTACTCGCCGGAACGTTGCTCGTGGTCGGGAGAAACGGACGATAACGTCGCTTCAGGGCATCCAGAGCTAGCTTTTCGAATCAGTGGTGATCTCGGTCGCTCCCCTGCCGATCGGATCAAGCGTCTCGCCCGGCTCGGCCTGGTTGAGATAGAGCACGGCGTTGATGAGCCCGATGTGGCTGAACGCCTGCGGGAAGTTGCCACGGTGCTCGCCGGTTTCGGGATCGATCTCCTCGGCGAACAGCCCGATCGGGCTCAGATGCTCCGTCGCGCTCTCGAAAACGTCGTGGGCTTCCTCGACACGTCCGGAGAGCGCGAGACATTCGACCAGCCAGTACGAGCACAGCACGAACGCTCCCTCCTCGCCGGGAAGGCCGTCGTCGCCCTCGTAGCGCATCACGAGGCCCTCGTCAGTCATGAGGTGATCCATCACGGCGTCGATCGTGCTCTGCATCCGGTCGTCGTCGAACGGGAGCAAGCCGACGCTGCCGAGTCTCAGTGCGGCCGCATCGACGGTTTCACCCTCGAACGTCTGGGTGAAGCAGCCGAGTTCCTCGTCGAACCCCTCTTCGAGGACGGTTTCACGGATCGTATCACGCTCGCCTTTCCAGCGGTCGATCGGGGCGTCGAAATCGTTGTCTTCGGCGATCTTGATCCCCCTGTCGAGCGCCGCCCAGCAAAGCGCTTTCGAGTGGACGACATGCTTGGGCTCGCTGCGGACCTCCCAGATGCCCTTGTCCTTGTTCGTCCAGACCCCGGAGACGTGATCGATCACCTCCTCAATGACCTCCCACTCGCCCGCGAAGATCTCCTCGCCGTAGTCGGTCGCGGTGTAGATCGCGGTGATGAGTTCGCCGTAGGTGTCGAGTTGCTGCTGGTCGCCGGCCGCGTTGCCGATGCGCACGGGTTTGGAGTGACGGTAGCCCGAGAAGTGATCCAACTCCTCCTCGACCATCTCGGGCGGGTAGTGGAGGCCGTACAGCGGGTGGCCGATCTCGCCCGGATCGTCCTTGTGACACATCGTGAGACACCAGTCGAACCCGTTGCGGGCTTCGCGTTCGTGGCCGAGTTCGTTGAGTGCCTGGATGGTGTAGGAGACGTCCCGGATCCACGCGTAGCGGTAATCCCAGTTGCGAACGCCGCCGACCTCCTCGGGCAGCGAGGTGGTGGGCGCGGCCGCGATAGCGTGGGTCTGGGGGTTCATCAAGAGCCGGAGCACGAGCCCCGATCGGATCACGTCGTCGTGGTAGGGGCCTTCGAACGGGCAGCCCGATGCGTCGAGACACTGGTGAGTCCAGTCCTGCCAGTAATCGATGGTCTCGCGTAGCAGCGCCGCACAGTCGGCGGCGTCGATCGGCTCGCGGTCGTTGTACTGGAGCACGAACCACATCGTCTCGTCGGCGCGGAGGGTTTCGGTTGCCTCGGCGTGTTCTTCCTCACCCTCCGAGGACTCGAAGTCCGCCGGACTCCAGAGGTAGAGCTGTTCGCCGTTACCGCGTGCGATGACACCCTCGCTGGTCTGCTCGACCGTGGTTCCGACACGATCGTAGTCGAACCGGGGCTCGAACGTGGCATCCAGTTCGATCGTGCCCTCAGTACAGGTCACCTTCCGGTAGATCGCGCTCGTAGTGTGGCCGAGCTCCACTCCGTCGACCACAGGCATGAAATCGGTCAGCGTCATCGTTCCCGAGTCAGTTTCGAAGGTCGTCCGGAGCACGTTCGTCCGGGTGACGTACTCCTGTGCCGACTCGAACTCGCCACTGGGCTGAATGGCGAAATGGCCACCGCCGTCGTCGTCGAGGATGCCGGCAAAGACGCTCGACGACTCGATGTGGGGGAAACAACACCAGTCGATCGAACCATCGTTCCCGATCAACGGGCAGGTTTCGAGGTTCCCGATGACGCCGTAGTCCTCGATCTGCGTGAATGCCATGCGTCGTGTGGATGGAGGGGCCACAAATAGCTCATCCTTGCGTCCGATACGATGGCCAGAACCGAGTCGGTCGACGGTCCGGTTTCGGCGTGTCTCTCGGTAGGTACATACCGCTCCGGGGGTTACGTCAGGTCGATGGCAGAGCGTGTCTTCGACCGCGAAACGCTGCTCGATCTCACGGTCAACTTCATCCCGCTCGGGATGTTGCTGTTTTTCATTCTCCTGTTCGCCGGGACCACCGTTGGCGGCCCGGCTCCGGTCGCGAGGCTCGTCAGTCAGGCACTGCTCGTGGTGCCGTTCGTCGCGCTC
It includes:
- a CDS encoding PGF-CTERM-anchored ABC transporter substrate-binding protein, translating into MRTDVFSMILAAVVLLSAVGPAAATTSAATAGTTTERIGGPTAPDVQQATCSFPTTATDATGTEITVEDEPESVVTLSPSAAQTMWEIGAREKVVGLTKYASYLEGAETRTNVSGAGQQYANVEAVVGLEPDLVLAPNVIPNETVESLRSAGLTVFKFGFAGSIEDVSEKTRLTGELVGACEGANRIADTMDSHVESIRNAVANESRPQTLYLLGGGYVAGNNTFIGSMIETAGGTNLAANASIEGYKQISDEVIAQRDPEWLVVSSPTAIPNGTPWADTTAIQENQTIVVNNSYVNQPAPRVMLPLMEMARQLHPDAIEGANLTDSAIGPANLTAANATAAATDGGNTTATDSNETIDGNETAAGATDGTTMTESTADGTTGDTTSTETGDATTEEATATADDAGAATTGDSGNATTTSSGSGPGFGPAVAVIAVLAGTLLVVGRNGR
- a CDS encoding glycoside hydrolase family 15 protein, producing the protein MAFTQIEDYGVIGNLETCPLIGNDGSIDWCCFPHIESSSVFAGILDDDGGGHFAIQPSGEFESAQEYVTRTNVLRTTFETDSGTMTLTDFMPVVDGVELGHTTSAIYRKVTCTEGTIELDATFEPRFDYDRVGTTVEQTSEGVIARGNGEQLYLWSPADFESSEGEEEHAEATETLRADETMWFVLQYNDREPIDAADCAALLRETIDYWQDWTHQCLDASGCPFEGPYHDDVIRSGLVLRLLMNPQTHAIAAAPTTSLPEEVGGVRNWDYRYAWIRDVSYTIQALNELGHEREARNGFDWCLTMCHKDDPGEIGHPLYGLHYPPEMVEEELDHFSGYRHSKPVRIGNAAGDQQQLDTYGELITAIYTATDYGEEIFAGEWEVIEEVIDHVSGVWTNKDKGIWEVRSEPKHVVHSKALCWAALDRGIKIAEDNDFDAPIDRWKGERDTIRETVLEEGFDEELGCFTQTFEGETVDAAALRLGSVGLLPFDDDRMQSTIDAVMDHLMTDEGLVMRYEGDDGLPGEEGAFVLCSYWLVECLALSGRVEEAHDVFESATEHLSPIGLFAEEIDPETGEHRGNFPQAFSHIGLINAVLYLNQAEPGETLDPIGRGATEITTDSKS
- a CDS encoding DUF6684 family protein, encoding MAERVFDRETLLDLTVNFIPLGMLLFFILLFAGTTVGGPAPVARLVSQALLVVPFVALVGITYFTGRIIAESERTGHSETARAITALVTGEEPDEDEG
- a CDS encoding arylsulfotransferase family protein, encoding MRSLSRQRLGAVLILLAVVGVVGSFAVSAATTPGAGAGSANDSTTDRGRTLVGMQAEGRVAMLDANGDPLWRIGSDNVDYFDVTMLDNGSVLAGFVAEGQQSCGPYESPCSRTGFRLIEPGPEPTVANEWSFPVRTKLNSEVHDVEKLPSGEYLLTDMEYERILTVAENGTITWQWNASQHYDAPPDVTTTDWLHINDVDRVGDGRYMVSVRNANQLLVIERGEGVVDVINEDREQGNDANCKRNNGLADYSNDSGGDVRCGDPEVMDHQHNPQSLDSGAVLVADSENDRVIELHENEGEWDVSWGVDTSNGVRYDWPRDADRLPNGNTLITDSRNNRVVEVTPNGTTVWSADTGIWPYEAERLPYGELINDDRTSRLNGSGDTPGRSTGSALPLVDRAYAGLSFVVSLPTWFQPWHIGVIAGAVILTLVGGVLIVSGRWNR
- the btuC gene encoding vitamin B12 ABC transporter permease BtuC; the encoded protein is MGTGTRTGSETAAATEANADVDANPDADAAASGVLRRAVAWSVGLAIALIAVVLAGATVGPVGIEYGVVAKVVLDALPWFSVRVPETAATIVLGIRLPRIALAAVVGCALGGAGTVMQGFFRNPMADPSIIGVSTGAAVGAVASIVFPLAIPFGLGLQGAAFAGALIAAFGVYLIATEGGRTPVATLLLAGVAIQTFLGAVISYMLVQSGESLRQVTYWLMGHLHNAGWDEVTTTLPVVVLAFVVLLAYSRDLNVLLLGESDAHSLGIEVERTKRVLLAVSSVLTAAAVAVSGVIGFVGLIVPHVMRLLVGPDHRILLPTSTLAGGGFLVAADTLARSGPAELPVGIVTAAVGAPFFLYLLRRQEVHAL
- a CDS encoding polyprenol monophosphomannose synthase; translated protein: MTGSRSVSIIIPTYNERENIERVVDRCRAALADYRFEIVVVDDDSPDKTWQLVADAYEGAEAVRIVRRTEESGLATAVSRGFDEATAELCAVIDADLQHPPEKLPALIEAFDTGADIVIGSRHVAGGGVENWSLLRRIVSRGAMTITKLALAPTRGISDPMSGFFAIRREIIDGVALAPTGYKILLEVLMKCEYDRIAEVPYVFTERERGESKLTADEYLGFLAHIYDLRRNGYAERERDVPVSVESP
- a CDS encoding heme ABC transporter ATP-binding protein — encoded protein: MIDVEDLSVGFGDVEAVSDATLTVDRGEIVGLVGPNGAGKTTLLGAINGLVDPTDGSVRIAGDDVAELSARAIARRVATVPQETSLSFSFPVREVVAMGRTAYRSRFERASATDREHTRRAMERTGIKRFADRAIDEVSGGERQRVVLARALCQDPEALLLDEPTASLDINHQVRTLSLVREFVADGRAALCAIHDLSLAARFCDRLALLADGRVVATGSPEAVLTEAHVERAFDADAAVTRHPVTGAVDVTATTGGAERDSRVHVLGGGRMAARAIATLAEAGFTISAGVLPSGDVATEAATAHGVETVTAEPFAPIDERTRERAAGAVREADVVVLAGVAEGTNRGLAAEAGRVVIVENGLSNAEPRATTGAFDERLRPACVVDVERLPAGVERAIQATADPEQPEAAADD
- a CDS encoding PH domain-containing protein gives rise to the protein MTSGVESTDWLPLTPGEEVLWAGTPSLAPATLPMAIGFGLSMVGVWLSREVEVPRVPEQFALVLVPIGLAIVAWAYLSRWSTRYVFTTKAIYEKSGVFSLSVTRVPIGRVQNTAFDQSLIERTFSYGDIAVYTAGSGGVNLALSNVPDPEHVNGLVTTQLSESAASGTEREVASAGRPTS